A DNA window from Candidatus Bathyarchaeota archaeon contains the following coding sequences:
- a CDS encoding zinc-ribbon domain-containing protein, giving the protein MHCTKCGKKLPRDAEFCPNCGAAVGPEVGLFETAAERLGMIVFCSNIGLEGLLPS; this is encoded by the coding sequence ATGCATTGCACGAAGTGTGGGAAAAAACTTCCTAGAGACGCAGAGTTTTGCCCAAACTGTGGAGCTGCTGTTGGGCCTGAGGTTGGTTTATTTGAGACGGCTGCTGAAAGATTGGGCATGATCGTTTTTTGCAGCAACATTGGATTAGAAGGATTATTGCCATCGTGA